A window of Silene latifolia isolate original U9 population unplaced genomic scaffold, ASM4854445v1 scaffold_70, whole genome shotgun sequence genomic DNA:
GAAGCAGTGAGGTAATTTTTTCGTATACTGGTCATTTCTGATCTTGTATGTCATAATTTCTTTCAAATCTATGATGAATGCCGATTTGCTAATAAAACTTCCATAATTTCCTTACATTACAACATGACACGATCATAGTAGCAAATTAAAGAAGTTCATTACATTACTACATGCCGATTACACAACCTTACAATTAAAAAATTTACATCATGGCTACTATTTATAAGAATTACTTAACCAACCATGTTAACAAAAACTTGTTACATACCATGTTTGAGATATGTTCAACACTTACTAGCTTGAACATATCTCAAACGAGTTGTCATGTTCAAGTACTTTGGTCTGGAAGCTGTGATACAAGGCTTCTAGTCTCATGTAAAAGAGCACCTAACACATGTTCTACTTCTGGTATAATTGTTGTTGGTAGCATACCCATTATGTCTAACCTTTTCTTTCCTATATGAGGAATCTTGTAACGATTACTGCCCTTCAGCTTGAGTATTACATTCATGCAAGTGAGTAACATTAACCATGTGTAGTTTAAAGTAACTGGGCTGATTTCTTCATATTATCGTACAACTGCATCCACTAATTGCATAACTGATCTTGGTGCTTTCTCGTGTTGAATTGTTTGGATACTCCTAAAATGTCCTAGGTCTAAGATGTTAAGGTCAGGACTATTGGGGGGTTGGTAAATGAGTTCTATATCCCAACCGTCCTCCATAGCAGCCCTCTTAAACTCGGGGTCATTTGATAAAATGTGAGGTCTCGCATTATCTTGTTGAATGAATATTTTTCTGCCCTTGCCGTCTGGCCATTTTGCCTTAATGGCTGGAAGAATCTTCTCTATAATACATTTTTTAATTACTGCCCTTGTGATACGATCTATTGGTTTAGTTTCAAGAGTCCCCTTGCTTCTGTTTTTGCTAGACCTTTTAGCAGGGACAATGCAACTAAATGGGAAAATTCCAATTTTCCCATCGAAAGTCACAACTCCATTTGTAATTCTAGGTCTTGCTGACGCGCCCATGAACATAACTTTAATCATACGGGTCTTATAGGAACATGATCTATGGGGGTCTTCTTCATTACGACCTAGGTAAAATTTTTGTGTAGCTCAACTCATATAAAACCATTTCTCATCTATATGTATCACATCATACATTTCATCAAATTTCATATTATGCCCTAAGCTAATGTTACTTATTTTTTCTAACACCCATTTCATCCTTGCCATCTTATTTGCTTCAGTTAATTGAGGCTTAATTGCATTTGAGTGTGACCTTATCTTTCCTTTTTTAATAAGTCTATGCACTGTGGCTGGGCTAAGgttcatggcaaatgcaagagaCCTAACACTTGTTCTTTTATATAAAGGGATGGATCTTACCATTTTCAAGTCAATAATGACTCGTTTTTTGCTGCCTTTGTATGCCCTGTCCACTGCCACTAAATTCCCCTCATTGATTTGCTTTTTCACCTTCATCCAGTATTTGTGCATTGTCATCCTAGAAATATTGAACTCTCGACTCAATTTCGTCACCAAACCATGTTTGAGT
This region includes:
- the LOC141640033 gene encoding uncharacterized protein LOC141640033, yielding MGASARPRITNGVVTFDGKIGIFPFSCIVPAKRSSKNRSKGTLETKPIDRITRAVIKKCIIEKILPAIKAKWPDGKGRKIFIQQDNARPHILSNDPEFKRAAMEDGWDIELIYQPPNSPDLNILDLGHFRSIQTIQHEKAPRSVMQLVDAVLKGSNRYKIPHIGKKRLDIMGMLPTTIIPEVEHVLGALLHETRSLVSQLPDQST